The DNA sequence AAATGCCAACCAGAACACAAATCAGTAAATCCGGGTTGACTCAGTTCCAAATTGCGGTTTTGCAAAAATTACAGTCGGTGCCAAGGGGTAGGGTAACAACATATCAGTATTTAGCGCGCGCCATCGGCCGGCCGAGGGCAGTTCGAGCGGTTGGCAACGCTTTAAACGCTAATCCATGGATTATTAGCGTGCCCTGTCATCGGGTGGTGCGAAATAACGGCGAAATTGGCGGCTATGCGCGAGGAGCGAAAAGGAAAGCATTGGTTTTAAAAAATGAGGGGATTATGACGCGGCAGGGAAAAATTGTTGATTTTGAAAAAAAGCTTTATCGTTTTGGTTAATTCAATGTCTAATTAATATTAGGTACATATGTCTCAAAGAACTATTGTCATCTTTGGCTTATTCCTGGTTATTTCAATTGTCGGAGGAATTTTTATTTATTTCTATCAAGGCTACGCCGAGCAATTGATTAGCCGGTACGTTTCAAAAATTACGGTTTGTGAAAATATTTCAAACGAAGAAGTGTGCTATGCTAAAGAATTCTGCGAGGGCATTTATGGCCCCACTTGTCCTGACTGCAACGATAGTGCTTTTCGTCGCTGTCAGCGCATACCATTGAACGTGTTAGCTAAAACTGAACAGTCAAAATCGTTATGCACTAAAACCGGCGGCGAATGGTTTCATGGTAAAATGGGTGATTTTTGTGTCTGCCAGGAAATTGGAGTTAACAAAGTATTTGATGCAGCGCAGGGCTGTATTAATAAATAATTATTTATGAAAGACATTGTTCAAAATTTTAAGGCCTTAGCCAAAGCAATTGCGGCAACCAGGAGGTTACTTTGACCTTGATGGTTTGAGGCGAGAAATAAAAATATTAGAATCAGAAATCGTTAAACCTGATTTTTGGCAAAACCAAGACCGGGCAAAACAAATTTCTCGACGCAGTGAAAGTATTCGATCAACCGTTGAGCAGTGGGATACGCTTGACCGAGAAGTTGCTGATAACGCCAAACTAGCCCAGGAGGCTATTGATCAGCAGGATGAATCATTGCTTGGTGAACTAGAACAAGAATATATTCGGCTGAGAAAAGTTTTTGAGAAGCTGGAATTTCTTGTTTTATTTTCTCAAAAATATGATAGTAATGATGCGATCATCTCCATTCATGCCGGCACGGGCGGCATCGAGGCGCAAGATTGGGCCGAAATGTTGTTGCGAATGTATCTAAGATTTTGTGAACGTAAAAATTTTGTTGTTACTGTTATTGATGAAACCAGGGGGCAGGAAGCGGGGATTAAAAGTGCAACAGTTCAGATTGGAGGGTATTACGCGTATGGTAACCTGAAATCAGAAGCTGGAGTTCACCGTTTGGTTAGAATTTCGCCATTTGATGCTGAAAAGATGAGACACACGTCTTTTGCTTTAGTTGAAGTATTGCCGGTTTTGACCGATACTCAAGCAGTAAAGATTAATGAGTCGGATTTAAAGATTGACACTTTTCGTTCCGGCGGTCCGGGCGGGCAAAGTGTTAACACTACTGACTCGGCGGTTCGCCTTACTCATCTGCCGTCAGGACTGGTGGTTAAAGTCCAAAACGAACGGTCGCAGCAGCAGAATAAGCAAACAGCGCTTAAGTTGTTGCAGGCTAAACTGGCTAAATTGCAGGAAGCGGCTAAGGGGCAAGAGCTGGCAAAAATCAGAGGGGAAGTGCTTTCAGCGGAATGGGGCAATCAGATCAGATCATACGTACTTCAGCCGTATAAGCTGGTGAAGGATCACCGAACTGATTTTGAGAGCAAGGAGCCTGATGATGTTTTGAACGGAGAGCTTGACGGTTTTGTCGAAAGTTATCTAAGATATATAAATAAAAATTCATAATTGGTAAATATGCCGAAAGTATTGGTCACTGGCGGGGCGGGGTTTATTGGGTCACATTTGTGTCGTTATCTATTGGAACGGGGAAACCAGGTTGTTTGCCTGGATAATTTTTTTACTGGCCAAAAACGTAATATTAAAGATTTGTTGGATAACAAAAATTTTTTGCTTTTAGAACATGACGTCACTAATCCGTTTGAGGCAGAAGTTGACCAAATTTATAATCTAGCTTGCCCGGCGTCGCCGGTTCATTACCAAAAAACGCCGGTGGAAACGGTACGAACCAATGTTTTGGGAGCCATTAATTGTCTTGAACTTTCTAAGAAGTTGGGCGGGATTCGGGTGTTGCAGGCATCCACTTCCGAAGTCTACGGTGATCCCGAGGTTCATCCACAAACGGAAAAATATAATGGCAATGTTAACCCGATTGGTCCGCGCGCCTGCTATGACGAAGGCAAACGTTGCGCCGAGACATTATTTTTTGATTATCATCGTGAAAGCCGGGTACCAATTAAAGTTGTCAGAATTTTTAATACTTATGGGCCAAACATGTCCTGGGATGACGGACGAGTTGTCTCAAATTTTATTACTCAGGCACTTAAGGGTGAACCGATCACTATTTATGGCAGTGGTAATCAAACCCGGTCATTTTGTTATGTTGATGATATGGTTTCTGGTTTGTATCAGATGATGGAGCTTGATGATGATTGGACCGGTCCGGTTAATCTTGGTAATCCCGGAGAGTTTACTATTAAAGAGCTGGCGGAAACAATTATCAAAATGACTAACAGTACGAGTAAGATTATTTTTAAAGATTTGCCGCAGGACGATCCGAAACAGCGAAAGCCCGATATTAGTCTGGCTAAAACGCGATTACAGTGGCAGCCGAACGTTGACCTTGCGGCTGGGCTAGAAAAAACCATTAATTATTTTAAAGACGTGTTATGAAAAAATATTATTTAGGACTGATGCTGATTCTGGCTGCGGTGATGGTCGGTTGTGTTGGCCAAATTAAAACCCTGGCCGACGTGGTGGCGCTTTCTGCTAAAAATACCAACTATAAGTATCAGCAGATTGATCCGGCGAATCCGAGTGAATCAACAGAAATATTTTTTAAAGATGGCAAAGTAAAAATTAAGAGTCCAATTGGCGACACATATATTGATCAGGCCGCTAATCGGTTATATGCCGGATCCAGTCAAGAAGCGCTGCAAAACATTTTTATTTTTTCTGATATTCCAACTCAGCTCCAGGAATTTTTGAAATATAATTTAGTTATTCCAGTTAATCAGCTTGATATTAGTAAAACGTATCTGAAAAAAGAAAAGATTGGCGATAAAGACACTTTTGTTTTTGAACTGTTGGATGCTCAGGAAGAGTATGACTACACTACGACGGTTTGGTTTTGGGATGAAAACGGTTTGCCGGTACAATTTAGAATTACCAATAATACGACTGGTAACAGTATTGATATTCAAGTCCAAAATATTGAGTTTGGAGTCGTCACTGACGATGACGTCACAGTGCCGGCTACGGCGCGGTTGTTGGATTCAACCCAGGCCATACCGGAAGACTTAATTAATAATAATCAATAATGTGAAGTTGTTAGTTACCGGAGGCGCCGGGTTTATTGGCAGTAGCGTTGTTGATGCCCTGATTGAAAAAGGGCACGACGTTGTGGTAGTTGATGATTTGTCAACCGGTGAGAAAAAAAATATCAATCCTAAAGCCAAGTTTTATAAGTTGGATATTGGTGACGAAAAGAAAATAGAAAAAGTTTTTAAAGCTGAAAAGCCGCAGGCAGTGTTTCATTTGGCGGCCCAAATTGACGTACGTAAATCGGTTGCCGATCCGGTCGGTGACGCGCACAAGAATATTATTGCCGGGTTAACGCTTTTGGAATCTTGCCGAAAACATCAGGTTGCTAAAGTAATTTTTTCTTCAACCGGCGGCGCGATTTATGGTGATACTGAATCGCGACCAACCGCCGAAAACCACCCCGAGTCGCCGGTTTCGCCTTATGGTATTGCCAAATTGACCCTGGAAAAATATCTTTATTTTTATCACTATGCCTATGGCTTATCGTACGTTGTGTTACGCTATGCTAATGTGTATGGCCCGCGGCAGAATGCCAGGGGTGAGGCGGGAGTAGTAGCGATTTTTTGTGATCGGCTTTTGGCGGGGCAACCGCCAGTAATTAACGGTGACGGCCGACAAACCAGAGACTACGTGTATGTTTCTGATGTCGTTGAGGCGAATGTTTTGGCTTTAGCCGCAGATAAAGTTGGTATCTATAATGTTGGCACCGGCGTTGAGACCAGTGTCAATGATTTGGCGCTGCATTTAAAAAATATTTTTAGGTTTGATAAAGATTTTAATTATGGGCCGCCAAAAACCGGAGAACAGCAGCACAGCGCGATTGATTTTTCTAAGATCAGTAAAGATTTTGGCTGGAAGCCGAAGGTCGCATTGATTGAAGGTTTAATGTCCACCGTTAATTGGTTTCGGGCTGCATCAAAATAAGTATATATGGCTAAAAAAATTACAATCGATAACCTGGCAGTATTGGAACAGATTATTGACACGGCAAGTAATAATTTTGATCTCAAAGAAATTTTGGCCAAAATTGTTGAGATTATCGGCAAGATTACCAAAGCCGACTCCTGCTTTATTTATTTGATTTCTAACGATCAGGTTATTTTAAAGGCGTCGTTGAAGTCACATCACGGGAACCTATCAAAAATCAAAATGAAACTTGGTGAAGGAATTACCGGCTGGGTGGCTGAAAATAAAAAGACGGTGGTAATAAAATCAAAAGCCTATCAGGATAAGCGGTTTAAACTTTTTACCAATTTGCCCGAAGACAAATTTGAAGGATTTCTGTCGGTGCCAATTATTTTCCGCAACAGAGTGATTGGAGTTATTAATGTTCAACACCAAAAAACACGCAGTTACTCTAAAACCGAAATTAGCTTTTTAGAAACCATCGGCAAGCAAATCGGAGGTATTTTGGAGGTTTCTCGTCTAATCACCGAAACTGATGTTTTACACGAAGCGCTGGCTACCCAAAAGATTATCAATCAGGCAAAAGCAATTCTGATGAAATCGGCTCAGCTGGATGAAGATGCGGCTCATCGGTTACTTTTAAAAAAGAGCATGGATAAACGTAAGAGCCTTAAAGAGGTGGCTGAGGCTATTATTTTGGCCCAAGATTTGACTAAATAATTATCCACAATCAGAGAACTTGCCAAGATGTGGGTTTTTGGCTACACTAACAACGTTAGCACAATGAGGTGCTAATTAAATCGACAAAGACGTCTAACAAGCAAAGTGTGCTTTTAGGCGCTTTTTTGTAATTAATCATAAAAAATATGAAAGATAAAATCTTTGATTTAATCAAAGAGCAAGGAGTTAAAATTGTTGATTTTCGTTTTGTTGATGTATTTGGCAAATGGCAGCATTTTTCGGTTCCGGTTGAAATATTAAGTAAAGATGATTTTGAGCGCGGCTTGGGATTTGACGGCTCAAGTATTAAGGGGTTTAAGCCGATTGAAGAAAGTGACTTGATTTTGATTCCAGACACTGCCACGGCTTTTATTGATCCTTTCTTTGAAGCTAAAACGCTTTGTTTAATTTGTGATGTCCATGACCCGATCACACTTGAACCGTTTAAATTTGATCCGCGGTTTATCGCCAAAAAAGCGCAAAAATTTTTGGAAACGACCGGTATTGCTGACAAAGTATATTTGGGTCCAGAGGCGGAGTTTTTTATTTTTGATTCAATTCACTATTTTGAAGACGCTTCTCAGGGCTTTTATAAAATTGACTCCGGTGAAGCATTTTGGAATTCCGGTGAAGGGGAGCGGAATTTGGGGTATAAGATTCGTGCCAAAGAAGGATATTTTCCCGTGCCGCCGCATGATACCCAGCAAGATATTCGTAGTGCGATTACTGCGAACTTGCAGTCGGTTGGCATTGAGGTGGAAAAGCATCATCACGAAGTGGCGACGGCGGGCCAAGCTGAAATTGATATTAAATATGATGAACTCTTGCGCCAGTCAGATAACATCGTGAAATTTAAGTATATTGTTAAAGGGACGGCATCTAAATTTGGCAAAGCAGCCACCTTTATGCCAAAACCAATTTTTGGCGATAACGGCTCCGGTATGCACACTCATGTGTCGCTTTGGAAAGACGGTAAGCCGTTGTTTGCCGGTGAGAAGTATGGCGGGCTCAGCGATGTCGCCTTGTATTTTATCGGCGGTTTGTTGAAACACGCCGGTGCGATTTTAGCTTTTGCCGCACCGAGTAGCAATTCGTATAAACGACTGGTACCAGGGTATGAAGCTCCGGTTAATTTGGTGTATTCAAAACGGAATCGTTCCGCCGCAATTAGAATTCCAATTTATTCAATGGAAGCAAAGAGCAAGCGCATTGAATTTCGTCCGCCGGATCCTTCAGCTAACCCCTATTTGGCATTTTCGGCAATTTTAATGGCCGGGCTTGACGGTATTTTAAACAAGATTGATCCGGGACAAGCAATGGATGAAAATATTTTTGCTCTGTCAAAAGATCGGGCGAAAACCATCAAATCGGTTCCCTCATCGCTTGCCGAATCGCTTGAAGCTTTAAAACAGGATCACGAATTTTTGTTGAAAGACGGCGTATTTGATGCGGAGTTTATCCAGCAGTGGATTGATTTAAAGACCGAATTGGAAATTGATCCAATCAGGCTTCGCCCTCATCCGCATGAATTTTTACTTTATCACGACTGTTAATTAGTGGTCAGATTGCCTAAACCCGCTTTTCCTCTGTTAGGAGAGCGGGTTTTGCGTTATGGATGGTTTTAGATTATCATTAATTTGTATGGGAATTACCGTTGAATTTAACCCGGATCTCGCACTGCGAAATATTCGGGAATTTGAAGCCGGCCGGCGAGAGGCAGCAGAGTGTATTCCGCCGGATTTGGCAGTGGGTGACATCTACCCATTTTTAAAATCAGGTCAGCGTAATTATTGGTTGGAGGGTGAAATTCCGTTGCTGGAAACTGCCGGAGATAATCACTTATCAAAGCCAAAGGCGAGTATCTTAATTTTGGAAGTAACTCACCAGTTGCGCGGTAAGCGTTGTGTTACAAGCGGCAAGTATAAGGTTGTTGAAATCTTTAATGATCAAAACATTCACTTTAATGGTTTTGCGAAGTTATGAAAAATAAAATCTTGGTGACTGGCAGCGTGGCCTATGACCGGATTATGGACTTTCCGGGATTTTTTAAAAATGAGATTTTGCCTGAGAAACTCCACATCTTAAACGTTTCTTTCCTGGTTAAAGAATTAAAAGAGAGTTTTGGCGGCACGGCCGGAAATATTGCGTATAATTTGTCTTTACTTGGTCTGAAACCCTCCATTTTGGCGCATGTCGGTGTGAGGGATTTTATTTTGTATGAAGCCTGGCTGCGCCGCAACAAGATTGATTTTAGCCAGATAAAAATTTTGCCCGGCCAGCACACGGCTTCGGCGTATATCATTACGGATCGGGCGGATAACCAAATTGCCGGATTTTTTCCCGGAGCGATGTCAAAGCCGGTAAGTGGAAAAAATTTTTCGGTTCGTGACGTCATGCTAGCAAT is a window from the Candidatus Buchananbacteria bacterium genome containing:
- a CDS encoding GAF and ANTAR domain-containing protein → MAKKITIDNLAVLEQIIDTASNNFDLKEILAKIVEIIGKITKADSCFIYLISNDQVILKASLKSHHGNLSKIKMKLGEGITGWVAENKKTVVIKSKAYQDKRFKLFTNLPEDKFEGFLSVPIIFRNRVIGVINVQHQKTRSYSKTEISFLETIGKQIGGILEVSRLITETDVLHEALATQKIINQAKAILMKSAQLDEDAAHRLLLKKSMDKRKSLKEVAEAIILAQDLTK
- a CDS encoding peptide chain release factor 2, producing the protein MRREIKILESEIVKPDFWQNQDRAKQISRRSESIRSTVEQWDTLDREVADNAKLAQEAIDQQDESLLGELEQEYIRLRKVFEKLEFLVLFSQKYDSNDAIISIHAGTGGIEAQDWAEMLLRMYLRFCERKNFVVTVIDETRGQEAGIKSATVQIGGYYAYGNLKSEAGVHRLVRISPFDAEKMRHTSFALVEVLPVLTDTQAVKINESDLKIDTFRSGGPGGQSVNTTDSAVRLTHLPSGLVVKVQNERSQQQNKQTALKLLQAKLAKLQEAAKGQELAKIRGEVLSAEWGNQIRSYVLQPYKLVKDHRTDFESKEPDDVLNGELDGFVESYLRYINKNS
- a CDS encoding NAD-dependent epimerase/dehydratase family protein, which encodes MKLLVTGGAGFIGSSVVDALIEKGHDVVVVDDLSTGEKKNINPKAKFYKLDIGDEKKIEKVFKAEKPQAVFHLAAQIDVRKSVADPVGDAHKNIIAGLTLLESCRKHQVAKVIFSSTGGAIYGDTESRPTAENHPESPVSPYGIAKLTLEKYLYFYHYAYGLSYVVLRYANVYGPRQNARGEAGVVAIFCDRLLAGQPPVINGDGRQTRDYVYVSDVVEANVLALAADKVGIYNVGTGVETSVNDLALHLKNIFRFDKDFNYGPPKTGEQQHSAIDFSKISKDFGWKPKVALIEGLMSTVNWFRAASK
- a CDS encoding SDR family oxidoreductase, coding for MPKVLVTGGAGFIGSHLCRYLLERGNQVVCLDNFFTGQKRNIKDLLDNKNFLLLEHDVTNPFEAEVDQIYNLACPASPVHYQKTPVETVRTNVLGAINCLELSKKLGGIRVLQASTSEVYGDPEVHPQTEKYNGNVNPIGPRACYDEGKRCAETLFFDYHRESRVPIKVVRIFNTYGPNMSWDDGRVVSNFITQALKGEPITIYGSGNQTRSFCYVDDMVSGLYQMMELDDDWTGPVNLGNPGEFTIKELAETIIKMTNSTSKIIFKDLPQDDPKQRKPDISLAKTRLQWQPNVDLAAGLEKTINYFKDVL
- the glnA gene encoding type I glutamate--ammonia ligase, translating into MKDKIFDLIKEQGVKIVDFRFVDVFGKWQHFSVPVEILSKDDFERGLGFDGSSIKGFKPIEESDLILIPDTATAFIDPFFEAKTLCLICDVHDPITLEPFKFDPRFIAKKAQKFLETTGIADKVYLGPEAEFFIFDSIHYFEDASQGFYKIDSGEAFWNSGEGERNLGYKIRAKEGYFPVPPHDTQQDIRSAITANLQSVGIEVEKHHHEVATAGQAEIDIKYDELLRQSDNIVKFKYIVKGTASKFGKAATFMPKPIFGDNGSGMHTHVSLWKDGKPLFAGEKYGGLSDVALYFIGGLLKHAGAILAFAAPSSNSYKRLVPGYEAPVNLVYSKRNRSAAIRIPIYSMEAKSKRIEFRPPDPSANPYLAFSAILMAGLDGILNKIDPGQAMDENIFALSKDRAKTIKSVPSSLAESLEALKQDHEFLLKDGVFDAEFIQQWIDLKTELEIDPIRLRPHPHEFLLYHDC
- a CDS encoding MGMT family protein; the protein is MPTRTQISKSGLTQFQIAVLQKLQSVPRGRVTTYQYLARAIGRPRAVRAVGNALNANPWIISVPCHRVVRNNGEIGGYARGAKRKALVLKNEGIMTRQGKIVDFEKKLYRFG